AACGAGATGACGTTATGAGGGTCAGCTGCAGTGAAGACACTTGTCCCTGCAACAATGACGTTGGCGCCGGCTTTGGCAGCCTTAGGAATAGTGTCCTTACCCAAACCACCATCGACTTGGATGTTCAAATGGGGGAACTTGTCTCTCAAAGTTTCCACCTTTGGCATCATATTCTCCATGAACTTTTGGCCTCCGAACCCCGGTTCCACGGTCATAACCAAGGCCATGTCCAAATGAGGAGCCAGCTCGAAAAGGACATCCACAGAAGTACCAGGTTTGATGGCACAGGCAGCTTTGATGCCCTTAGACTTGATCAGTTTGACCAAGGACAAGGGATCCTGCGTAGCTTCGTAATGGAACGTGAACTGGTCGGCACCACATTTAGCGAAGTCGTCGACCCATTTTTCCGGGTTCTCGACCATCATATGACAATCGAAGAACGCAGTAGGCTTCTTTTCTGTGTTGTTAACATCGCCAGGACGTGGCACAGAGCGACGTAGGGAGGCGACGATTGGTTGGCCTAGAGTAATGTTTGGAACAAAATGGCCGTCCATGACGTCGATGTGTAACCAATCCGCACCGGCATTGATGACTTTATGACATTCACAGCCTAAG
Above is a window of Saccharomyces kudriavzevii IFO 1802 strain IFO1802 genome assembly, chromosome: 10 DNA encoding:
- the RPE1 gene encoding ribulose-phosphate 3-epimerase RPE1 (similar to Saccharomyces cerevisiae RPE1 (YJL121C); ancestral locus Anc_1.234) yields the protein MVKPIVAPSILASDFANLGCECHKVINAGADWLHIDVMDGHFVPNITLGQPIVASLRRSVPRPGDVNNTEKKPTAFFDCHMMVENPEKWVDDFAKCGADQFTFHYEATQDPLSLVKLIKSKGIKAACAIKPGTSVDVLFELAPHLDMALVMTVEPGFGGQKFMENMMPKVETLRDKFPHLNIQVDGGLGKDTIPKAAKAGANVIVAGTSVFTAADPHNVISFMKEEVSKELLSKGLLD